The sequence AGCCGATTCTGCCATGATTACCAAAGAAAATCTACGGGAATTGGCAGGAGATGAATTAGATTTTCTTTCCCGTTCAAATCTGTGGCATGAATCCGATTTGGAAAACGGAAGAAATGTTTTACTATTGTTTGATGGTAAAGGAATTTGGGATGCTTATACGACATATGATCTTGATCGTGCCAATGTTAATTGGACGGAGGATGGACTTTATCTCTCAGATTATAAGTATGAGTACTTTATTAGCAACGAGGGTGAGATTAAGAGGGCTGAAAAAACAACAGAATTACGGGAAGGTACGGCGCAAGACGGCTCCTCTATTGATGAAGAAGGCGGTGTATGGTCTTGGTTTGACATTGGCTTCCGTGAAAATAGCTATGAAACACTTGTCACCTACCGATATAAGGGTGAACGAATGGAAACCATTGTTGAAGGCGTATATAGTTATCTTTTCACCGTAGGAACACAGCTTTATGGGGGAACCTCTAGCTTTGATTTACCGCATGGCATCAATAAAGGCGGTCATTTGGGACTAGTTAAGTTTGTTGGTGACGACTTAACGCCAATGGTTTTAGCTTCTTACCCATTACCTGACAAAGATGTAGATCCTGTATTTATTTCTCAACAGGTGGTCTTAGTTGAAGATACCATCCACGTGATTGGAGAGGCAGAACGTATTGGTCATGTGTTTCAAACAAATTTGATGAAGTGGAATATTCATGATGGTGCATTTGAACTGGATAGAATTGCTATACCTACTGATCATTACGGAGATGAGTTAGTTAAGCACGTACTCTTATCATACCGATCAAAAAGCACTTGATGGCAATTCTGAAATTGATTCATTCATCTCGAATATTTAATTTGTTGATTAAGATGTTTGTATTAGGATAAATATAGGGGTCCATAAATCACTGTAAATCCCTTGCATATTTTTCAATAATCGCCTGTTTCAATTGGCTGGATGATACTTGACCATTTTCGTATTGGTTTAAGAGGTTTTGTGTAAATGCACTCGGTTTTCCTCCGTCGATGGCTGCCATTCCAACTGCGAATTGTACTTGCTTTTTACGTTCTAGGCGTGAATTTTCTTTCATAAATAACACCCCTCGTTTATTGGTATATCTATTATATCATTTTTTGCATATTAGGAGGTAGTTGGATCACAATTTTCGAGTGCCATAGTCACACACTCTAACGTGAAAGTTTGAGTAGTTGTGCAGCCCATCCCTATCTCAAAAGTAAGAGCCATCCAATCAAGGACAGCTCTTTTGTCATTTCTGCAACCCTTTATAATACTGCCCTTTTTCAGCATACTCACGCACAATACGCTCCATATCCTTACGATCATCCTCGTTCAGATCGCGCACAACTTTGACAGGTGAACCGAACGCCAGTGAATTCGCTGGAATCTTCTTGCCGGGTGGAACTAAACTGCCTGCCCCGATAAATGCGCCTTCGCCAATTTCGGCCCCGTCTAAAACGATAGAACCCATGCCAATCAATGCGCCCTTTTTAACCGTACAGCTATGTAGCGTGACCTGATGACCAATTGTCACTTCATCCTCCAAAATAAGCGGAAACTGTGGGCTTTGGTGAAGGCAGCATAGGTCTTGAATGTTCACTTTACGTCCGATAATGGTAGGCGATACGTCACCGCGAATGACCGTATTGAACCAAATTGTCGATTCGGGTCCAATCGTGACATCGCCTGTAATCGTTGTAAAATCTGCGATGAAAACGGATGGATCAATCACTGGTGTTTTATCTTTAAATGGGTAAATCATAGAATTCTCCTCTTTTCTCTTTATCGTGTATAATTATCTTAACAAACTTCATGTTTTTAGAGAACAAATAAGGAGTGATGATGTCCATGTGGAAATGGGAAGCGGAGGGGCAG comes from Sporosarcina sp. FSL K6-3457 and encodes:
- a CDS encoding gamma carbonic anhydrase, which encodes MIYPFKDKTPVIDPSVFIADFTTITGDVTIGPESTIWFNTVIRGDVSPTIIGRKVNIQDLCCLHQSPQFPLILEDEVTIGHQVTLHSCTVKKGALIGMGSIVLDGAEIGEGAFIGAGSLVPPGKKIPANSLAFGSPVKVVRDLNEDDRKDMERIVREYAEKGQYYKGLQK
- a CDS encoding antitoxin VbhA family protein, whose protein sequence is MKENSRLERKKQVQFAVGMAAIDGGKPSAFTQNLLNQYENGQVSSSQLKQAIIEKYARDLQ